From the Thermodesulfovibrionales bacterium genome, one window contains:
- the rplJ gene encoding 50S ribosomal protein L10, protein MAYPVSMTRSLGKEDALNKEEKGTAIAELKGKFSEAKAVIFTDYKGMTVAELSELRRLLRSGGLDYRVVKNTLARIASQDTPVAVAKDAFKGPVALAVGYDDPVTAAKKIIEFSKKNEKLKLKGGVIEGKFLGAQEVRAVADLPPREVLLSMLAGALQAPMSKLARALSATVSNLGYAMHSLKTKKESGQ, encoded by the coding sequence GTGGCATATCCGGTCTCGATGACGAGGTCTCTGGGAAAGGAGGATGCTCTGAATAAGGAAGAAAAAGGAACGGCGATAGCGGAACTCAAGGGAAAGTTCTCAGAGGCAAAGGCGGTAATTTTCACAGATTATAAGGGCATGACCGTTGCCGAGTTGTCGGAGTTGCGACGGCTGCTCCGCAGCGGTGGTCTCGACTACCGGGTTGTAAAGAACACCTTGGCCCGTATAGCCTCGCAGGATACTCCCGTAGCCGTAGCAAAGGATGCGTTCAAGGGCCCGGTGGCGCTTGCCGTGGGCTATGACGATCCGGTAACGGCGGCGAAGAAGATTATCGAGTTTTCGAAGAAGAACGAAAAGCTCAAGCTGAAGGGCGGCGTGATCGAGGGGAAGTTTCTCGGAGCCCAAGAGGTGAGGGCTGTGGCGGATCTGCCGCCACGGGAAGTGCTCCTGTCAATGTTGGCGGGCGCGTTGCAGGCACCCATGAGCAAACTGGCGCGCGCGCTTTCCGCAACAGTGAGCAATCTCGGGTATGCGATGCATTCATTAAAAACAAAAAAAGAGAGCGGTCAATAA